From Candidatus Kryptonium sp., the proteins below share one genomic window:
- the ccsA gene encoding cytochrome c biogenesis protein CcsA yields MTGRILIYIAFATALFAAIGYYLGFRGRRELITKARVSYHISAVTVILASALLLYFILTHQFQYTYIWSYSSTDLSTPLLISTFYAGQEGSILLWTFYTAILGLFLMGYSRRNGYEPEVMSVYSLIKAFLLLMLIVKSPFEYVWETWPKEVHEGFIPPEGRGLNPLLQNFWMVIHPPIIFIGFAAMAIPYSHAIAALLRREYITWVKPALPWTIFAALTLGAGLAIGGFWAYETLGWGGFWGWDPVENSSLVPWLIAVGTIHTMLVQKRTGAFARWNLGMSILAFILILYSTFLTRSGILGDTSVHSFVDPGMWVYTLLITLIVVFSGIGFGLLFARRKEIPKVKVEADLLSREYNLFLASVILAIIAALVIAGTSSPIITKIFQGKASAVDISYYNKTTLPLGIIMALLIGLAQVMWWRKTKPEALMKTLMFPTAASTIFTSILIIAGVREILMALFVLTSSFAFFVNLRIAYKIARGNPKYIGASLTHVGVGIFFLGVIASTKYDKTQIISLPKDQPVNVFEYKLTYIGNQKIDKEKVAYNVKVEKGGDSFIAPLQMYFSEYNQGVMRHPYIFSLLNYDIFSNPKLPAFLIKNMLTNDLYLSPMSLEKSTGFNPHSTGDLIILSKDQERTIGDYTLKFIRFDMTSDDMAKMMAGEDFAIGAVIEVTYGGKKQQVIPKIYYRNNVPVPEAVKIGDKQLTFVNLNVETGQVAVSLKSNGGSLQVKDEPVEVLVIEASVKPFINLVWFGVLVMLAGFIVSMVRRISEVKK; encoded by the coding sequence ATGACAGGTAGAATTTTAATATATATTGCTTTCGCAACAGCTCTTTTTGCAGCGATTGGATATTATCTTGGTTTCAGAGGTAGAAGGGAATTAATAACAAAGGCAAGGGTAAGCTATCATATTTCTGCTGTAACTGTTATACTTGCTTCAGCTCTTTTGCTTTATTTCATCTTAACGCATCAGTTTCAATATACTTATATTTGGAGTTATAGTTCAACCGATTTATCTACCCCACTTTTGATCTCAACATTTTATGCTGGTCAAGAGGGGAGCATTTTACTTTGGACATTCTACACTGCGATACTTGGTTTGTTTTTAATGGGGTATTCAAGGCGTAATGGTTATGAACCGGAAGTTATGAGTGTTTATTCACTTATCAAAGCTTTTCTTCTTTTAATGTTGATTGTCAAAAGTCCGTTTGAATATGTATGGGAGACATGGCCTAAGGAAGTTCACGAGGGATTTATTCCACCTGAGGGTCGCGGTTTAAATCCACTTCTTCAGAATTTCTGGATGGTAATTCATCCGCCTATAATTTTCATTGGTTTTGCTGCGATGGCTATACCTTATTCTCATGCTATAGCTGCTCTCTTAAGGCGTGAGTATATTACTTGGGTTAAACCGGCACTACCTTGGACTATCTTTGCAGCTTTGACGCTTGGAGCAGGGCTTGCAATTGGTGGTTTCTGGGCTTATGAGACGCTTGGATGGGGTGGATTTTGGGGTTGGGATCCAGTTGAAAATTCTTCACTTGTCCCGTGGCTTATAGCCGTTGGAACTATTCACACGATGCTTGTTCAGAAAAGAACAGGTGCATTTGCACGGTGGAATCTTGGAATGTCAATTCTTGCTTTTATTCTTATCCTATACAGCACATTTTTGACAAGAAGTGGAATCCTCGGTGATACCTCTGTTCATTCTTTCGTTGATCCTGGAATGTGGGTTTATACGCTTTTGATTACACTTATAGTTGTCTTTTCTGGTATTGGTTTCGGCTTGCTATTTGCAAGAAGAAAGGAAATACCGAAGGTAAAAGTTGAAGCAGATCTTTTATCAAGAGAATATAATCTTTTCCTTGCCTCCGTTATACTTGCTATAATTGCTGCACTTGTGATAGCTGGGACATCTTCACCGATCATAACGAAAATCTTTCAAGGCAAAGCAAGCGCCGTTGATATTTCGTATTATAACAAAACTACGCTTCCGCTTGGAATAATAATGGCTTTGCTAATTGGGTTAGCTCAGGTGATGTGGTGGAGAAAGACCAAACCTGAGGCTTTAATGAAAACACTTATGTTTCCAACTGCTGCTTCAACTATTTTCACCTCAATTCTTATAATTGCTGGTGTAAGGGAAATTTTAATGGCACTTTTTGTTTTAACATCATCTTTTGCTTTCTTTGTAAACTTGAGAATCGCCTATAAAATTGCGCGTGGCAATCCAAAATATATCGGAGCTTCTTTAACTCATGTTGGAGTTGGTATATTTTTCCTCGGAGTTATTGCGTCAACAAAATATGATAAAACTCAAATTATCTCATTGCCCAAGGATCAACCTGTCAATGTTTTTGAGTATAAGTTGACATATATCGGAAATCAAAAAATTGATAAGGAAAAAGTTGCTTATAATGTGAAAGTTGAAAAGGGTGGGGATTCGTTTATAGCTCCATTACAGATGTACTTTAGCGAATATAATCAGGGAGTTATGAGACATCCTTATATCTTTAGTTTGCTTAACTATGATATCTTCAGCAATCCGAAACTTCCTGCTTTTCTTATTAAAAACATGCTGACAAACGACCTTTATTTATCTCCAATGAGCTTGGAGAAAAGCACTGGCTTTAATCCTCATTCAACTGGTGACCTTATTATACTAAGCAAGGATCAAGAAAGGACGATCGGTGATTATACCTTAAAATTTATTCGCTTTGATATGACATCGGACGATATGGCGAAAATGATGGCTGGAGAAGATTTTGCAATTGGTGCAGTGATTGAAGTTACATACGGTGGGAAAAAACAACAAGTTATCCCGAAGATTTATTATCGCAACAATGTGCCGGTTCCAGAGGCGGTTAAAATCGGTGATAAACAATTAACATTTGTTAATCTTAATGTTGAAACTGGACAAGTTGCTGTGAGTTTAAAATCAAATGGTGGTAGCTTACAGGTTAAAGATGAACCGGTTGAGGTTTTGGTAATTGAAGCAAGTGTTAAGCCGTTTATAAATTTGGTTTGGTTTGGTGTTTTGGTCATGCTTGCTGGATTTATTGTTTCAATGGTAAGACGAATCTCTGAAGTGAAAAAGTAA
- the hypE gene encoding hydrogenase expression/formation protein HypE, whose protein sequence is MSKGITSDCLSFSSNAEKILLGHGSGGKLTHELIKNIFLPAFNNPYLSELGDQAVINLNGLKIAFTTDSYVVNPIFFPGGNIGELAINGTVNDLAVGGAKPLFISAGLIIEEGFPISDLCLIVESMKKACEKAGVILVTGDTKVVEKGKGDKIFINTSGIGIIEHDVEISPKKVKPGDKIIINGPIGLHGIAILSKREGLEFEIEIESDTAPLNHLVEDILSASREIHWMRDPTRGGISSALNELAQLANVGIEIWESEIPIPEPVKSACEMLGLDPLYVANEGKIIVVVKNEDSDKVLEAMRKNPLGKDAKIIGEVTYEHPGFVLMKTIIGGKRVVDMLTGEQLPRIC, encoded by the coding sequence ATGAGTAAGGGAATTACATCAGATTGCTTGAGCTTTTCTTCAAATGCTGAAAAAATCCTCCTTGGACATGGAAGCGGTGGAAAGCTTACGCATGAACTTATAAAAAACATATTTCTCCCCGCTTTTAACAATCCATATCTTTCGGAACTTGGTGATCAAGCAGTGATAAATCTAAACGGATTGAAAATTGCTTTCACAACAGATTCATATGTCGTTAACCCAATTTTTTTTCCTGGTGGAAACATCGGCGAGCTTGCTATAAATGGAACGGTAAATGATTTAGCAGTTGGCGGCGCAAAGCCTCTTTTTATAAGTGCAGGTCTTATAATTGAAGAAGGTTTTCCAATATCAGATCTATGCTTAATTGTTGAAAGCATGAAAAAAGCCTGCGAAAAAGCTGGAGTAATCCTTGTGACTGGTGATACAAAGGTAGTTGAAAAAGGAAAAGGGGACAAAATTTTCATAAATACATCTGGCATTGGAATAATTGAACATGATGTTGAAATTTCTCCTAAAAAAGTTAAGCCGGGCGATAAGATCATAATTAATGGTCCGATTGGACTTCATGGGATAGCGATTCTATCAAAGCGCGAAGGATTAGAGTTTGAAATAGAAATTGAAAGTGATACAGCGCCATTGAACCATCTTGTTGAAGACATTCTATCTGCGAGCAGAGAAATTCATTGGATGCGCGACCCAACTCGCGGAGGTATCTCAAGCGCTCTAAATGAACTTGCTCAATTAGCAAATGTCGGGATTGAAATCTGGGAATCTGAAATACCAATACCAGAACCTGTCAAATCAGCCTGCGAGATGCTTGGGCTTGATCCACTTTATGTCGCAAATGAAGGGAAAATAATCGTCGTTGTTAAAAATGAAGATTCAGATAAGGTCCTGGAAGCAATGAGGAAGAATCCACTTGGAAAAGATGCAAAAATTATCGGAGAGGTCACATATGAACATCCAGGATTTGTCCTGATGAAGACAATCATCGGTGGGAAAAGAGTCGTTGATATGCTTACTGGTGAACAATTGCCGAGAATATGTTAA
- a CDS encoding HypC/HybG/HupF family hydrogenase formation chaperone produces MCLGIPGKIIEIFEENGLKMGKVDFGGVIKTVCLEYIPDAQVGDYTVVHVGFGISKLNEQEAQEMLYYLERIGFINNELGE; encoded by the coding sequence ATGTGCCTCGGTATTCCTGGAAAGATAATTGAAATCTTTGAAGAAAATGGATTAAAAATGGGTAAAGTTGATTTTGGAGGTGTTATTAAAACTGTTTGCCTTGAATATATACCTGATGCCCAGGTTGGAGATTACACCGTCGTTCATGTTGGATTTGGAATAAGCAAACTTAACGAGCAAGAAGCCCAAGAAATGCTATATTATCTTGAAAGGATTGGCTTCATAAATAATGAACTTGGAGAATAA
- a CDS encoding choice-of-anchor D domain-containing protein has protein sequence MKKIFKSTLISVLSFVSIFAMLIVFPSCKKQPSGPSEAIYISISPSSINFGYVPLNQFKDMQVVIKNQNNSTGRLTGAMSISGAGFTLQGATQFNLSPGESLIVFVRFAPTSDGAFAGALSITHNATNSTSPLTVQLIGNGDATIVRISSLIQSGWQAFSNRNYNEAYAKFDSAISLARTSSRYDSLQAEAECGRGWSRAYNRDFQLAKNDLLSALARQNVSQKVSIDSRAGLAFVHHALNEFPSAIQRALEVLNANSNYVFTYDNRVHHRRLRLVLAQSYYTLGDFQNAARQLDIINPAGAPHSTDPTILLRQIQEMWSRM, from the coding sequence ATGAAAAAGATTTTCAAATCAACATTAATTTCAGTTTTAAGTTTCGTTTCCATTTTCGCCATGCTTATTGTATTTCCAAGTTGCAAAAAACAACCATCCGGACCAAGTGAAGCGATTTACATAAGCATATCACCAAGTTCAATAAACTTCGGATATGTTCCGCTAAATCAATTTAAAGACATGCAAGTTGTGATAAAAAATCAAAATAATTCAACAGGACGATTGACAGGGGCAATGAGCATAAGTGGAGCTGGATTTACGCTTCAGGGGGCGACGCAATTTAATCTTTCCCCTGGTGAATCGTTAATCGTTTTCGTGAGATTTGCCCCTACATCTGACGGCGCGTTTGCTGGAGCGCTATCAATTACACATAACGCGACAAATTCAACATCGCCTTTGACGGTTCAGCTAATTGGAAATGGCGATGCCACCATAGTTAGAATATCTTCTTTGATCCAATCTGGCTGGCAAGCTTTTAGCAATAGAAATTATAATGAAGCTTATGCAAAATTTGATTCCGCCATTTCTCTTGCACGAACGAGCTCAAGATATGACAGTTTACAAGCAGAAGCGGAATGTGGTCGTGGTTGGTCAAGAGCTTACAACCGTGATTTCCAACTTGCAAAAAATGATTTGTTAAGCGCCCTTGCTCGCCAAAATGTGTCTCAAAAAGTATCTATTGATTCAAGAGCGGGGCTTGCTTTCGTTCACCATGCTTTAAACGAATTTCCATCCGCAATTCAAAGAGCACTTGAAGTTTTAAATGCAAATTCAAACTATGTATTTACATATGACAATCGCGTACATCACAGACGCCTTCGCCTCGTTCTTGCACAATCGTATTATACACTTGGAGATTTTCAAAACGCAGCAAGACAACTTGATATAATTAATCCTGCTGGAGCACCTCACTCAACAGATCCAACTATACTACTAAGACAAATCCAAGAAATGTGGAGCAGGATGTAA
- a CDS encoding T9SS type A sorting domain-containing protein, which produces MLAKIWYFLLLYFFVNLSFTQQLHKTPEIAKATLESSSDEIGTSICVTTLLTDEVAKQALENTRIYNPEVYALMQKALLEKTVPQKTSDTVGTRRSFFVYNLVTQQFDNITAELRGVGSLTQVWVDVTDLNNGYVTQTEVNAILNALENKTPSGSRNPNWGIVRIMHQYFGNPPNKDGDGKTDFLITDIKDGWQPGGSYVAGFFFSWDQTDNTGSNRRDILYIDSYPGIFYNNVRDPQRPLSTLAHEYQHLIHYNYDRNEVTFVNEGLSEVSEVICGYSLRSPSRYFSKVDVPLFDWNNISGDVLSDYARAALFTLYYTEQLGDDILKSVVQEPGDGAVGLNTVFTTKGRTFTQILTNWFIANYLNDKTVSPSYGYTYPISGRPSEANSHTDPNVNVTNQSVYGYAVDYIAFIYGESLKVTFTTTSALVQIKAIKLGPSVKQVVDVTPGVQFQVPEFGSSVRTVVFVVMNTGSTSATYSYTSQGRQIAHYVEVAYDDGNPDRFVGQANFLGFGNNRAGYGWAVKFIPEVSVNQLVSAKILAAFAHEFSGSNIPPTAPKDFYFHVWADNNGLPGNNIITPFIYSTNRAGYDGQFLTIDLTPYASQLRNLGTIYIGFTEDPDDTIGTYVGMDSTTKVNYTYAFFGPTHPSNPNTWVPMENLQVSSGGTTVSLRGWNMMMRATFAYTDTTRPRLIVGFFQNPIFSEQLDVFVASPSKLNRSNLSGTLTQGSRVVNLNFQLVPNSGDRVFVDNNITLTSSGTIEIRVRGTTKYGFIYSDTAYTFNVQFLRSTDGGNIVSTDGKMEAEFGRNSLRDNIYVISFAGNSDVLNTEIENSIATKLSSIYTLSPVGYALNKPATIKIYLDPNKISGIPREDLTIAYWDGSRWVGLVSTVSNSGDFITAEINKLGHFIVTRKSEVVTNTPQLVDIPKKFELYQNYPNPFNPSTSISFDLPEDEFVTLKIYNIIGQEIRTLVNEFKNAGRYTVVWDGKDNSGKVAPSGIYFYRITAGNFSKTLKMVLTK; this is translated from the coding sequence ATGCTGGCGAAAATTTGGTATTTTCTGCTTCTTTATTTCTTTGTAAACCTTTCGTTCACCCAACAACTGCATAAAACTCCAGAGATAGCAAAGGCGACACTTGAAAGTTCATCTGATGAGATCGGTACTTCTATATGTGTAACGACGCTTTTAACTGATGAAGTAGCAAAACAAGCGCTTGAAAACACGCGAATTTACAATCCCGAGGTCTATGCCTTAATGCAAAAGGCACTGCTTGAGAAGACGGTTCCTCAAAAAACATCAGACACTGTTGGAACAAGAAGAAGCTTCTTCGTTTACAATCTTGTGACTCAACAGTTTGATAATATCACTGCAGAATTAAGAGGGGTTGGCAGCCTAACTCAAGTGTGGGTTGATGTCACAGACCTAAATAATGGTTATGTAACCCAAACTGAGGTTAACGCAATCCTGAACGCTCTTGAAAACAAAACGCCAAGTGGATCACGGAACCCTAACTGGGGAATAGTTCGGATTATGCATCAATACTTTGGAAATCCTCCAAATAAAGATGGCGATGGGAAAACAGATTTTCTGATAACTGATATAAAAGATGGCTGGCAACCTGGTGGAAGCTATGTTGCTGGCTTTTTCTTCTCATGGGATCAAACAGATAACACTGGAAGTAATCGCAGAGATATACTTTACATTGACTCCTACCCAGGTATCTTCTACAATAATGTAAGAGATCCACAAAGACCTTTAAGCACACTTGCGCATGAATATCAGCATTTGATCCATTACAATTATGATAGAAATGAAGTAACATTTGTAAACGAAGGTTTATCAGAGGTTTCCGAAGTTATTTGCGGATATTCCTTAAGAAGTCCATCAAGATATTTCTCAAAAGTTGATGTTCCACTTTTTGACTGGAATAATATAAGTGGTGATGTTCTCTCAGATTATGCAAGAGCTGCGCTCTTTACACTTTATTATACGGAACAACTTGGGGATGATATTCTAAAAAGTGTTGTCCAAGAACCCGGAGATGGTGCAGTTGGGTTAAATACCGTTTTCACGACAAAAGGAAGAACATTTACACAAATTTTAACTAATTGGTTTATCGCAAATTATCTCAATGATAAAACCGTAAGCCCGAGTTATGGCTATACTTATCCTATTTCCGGAAGACCATCGGAAGCAAATTCTCATACTGATCCAAATGTAAATGTCACAAATCAATCTGTTTACGGCTATGCTGTTGATTACATCGCTTTTATCTACGGTGAATCTTTAAAGGTGACATTCACAACTACATCAGCACTTGTTCAAATAAAAGCCATAAAGCTTGGACCGTCTGTAAAACAAGTCGTTGATGTTACTCCTGGGGTTCAGTTCCAAGTCCCCGAATTTGGAAGCTCTGTTAGAACAGTAGTTTTTGTTGTAATGAATACAGGTTCAACATCTGCAACTTATTCATACACTTCGCAAGGAAGACAAATTGCTCACTATGTTGAAGTTGCTTATGACGATGGCAATCCAGATAGATTTGTTGGTCAAGCAAACTTCCTTGGATTTGGAAATAATAGAGCTGGGTATGGATGGGCTGTTAAATTTATCCCTGAGGTTAGCGTAAATCAACTTGTTTCCGCAAAAATACTCGCAGCATTCGCTCATGAATTCTCTGGCTCAAACATTCCACCAACAGCTCCAAAGGATTTCTATTTCCATGTTTGGGCAGATAACAATGGGCTTCCTGGAAATAACATAATTACACCGTTTATCTACTCAACAAATAGAGCTGGCTATGATGGACAGTTTTTAACAATTGACCTTACTCCATACGCTTCTCAGCTTAGAAACCTTGGAACGATATATATTGGCTTTACTGAAGATCCTGACGATACGATTGGAACTTATGTTGGTATGGACAGCACTACGAAGGTTAATTATACTTATGCCTTCTTTGGTCCGACACATCCATCAAATCCAAACACTTGGGTTCCAATGGAAAACCTTCAGGTATCAAGTGGTGGGACAACGGTTTCTTTAAGAGGTTGGAATATGATGATGAGAGCAACTTTCGCTTATACTGATACAACAAGACCGAGATTGATTGTCGGATTTTTCCAGAACCCGATATTTAGTGAACAGCTTGATGTTTTCGTTGCAAGCCCTTCAAAACTCAACAGAAGTAATCTTTCAGGTACCCTAACACAGGGTTCAAGAGTTGTAAACCTGAACTTTCAATTAGTTCCGAATTCAGGTGATAGGGTCTTCGTTGACAATAATATCACTCTTACATCAAGCGGAACAATTGAAATAAGAGTAAGAGGAACGACGAAATATGGTTTTATTTACTCAGATACGGCATATACTTTCAATGTTCAATTCTTGCGATCCACAGATGGTGGTAACATTGTTTCAACCGATGGGAAAATGGAAGCAGAATTTGGTAGAAATTCGCTTCGTGATAATATCTATGTGATCTCATTTGCTGGAAATTCAGATGTTTTGAACACAGAGATTGAAAATTCAATTGCAACAAAATTAAGTTCAATTTACACACTAAGCCCAGTTGGATATGCACTTAACAAGCCAGCGACAATCAAAATTTATCTTGATCCCAACAAAATCTCAGGAATTCCGAGAGAAGATCTTACGATCGCATATTGGGATGGTTCAAGATGGGTTGGATTGGTTTCAACAGTGTCAAATTCAGGGGATTTCATCACGGCGGAAATAAATAAACTCGGGCATTTCATTGTCACAAGAAAAAGCGAAGTTGTGACAAATACACCTCAGCTGGTTGATATCCCGAAAAAGTTTGAACTTTATCAAAATTATCCAAATCCATTTAATCCATCAACAAGTATATCATTTGATCTCCCAGAAGATGAATTCGTCACACTAAAAATCTATAACATCATTGGTCAGGAGATCAGAACCCTTGTTAATGAATTCAAAAACGCAGGTAGATATACGGTTGTATGGGATGGAAAAGATAATTCAGGTAAAGTTGCACCATCCGGTATTTACTTCTACAGAATAACAGCTGGCAATTTCAGCAAGACATTAAAAATGGTTTTGACAAAATAA
- a CDS encoding oligosaccharide flippase family protein, which translates to MFPQIKQLGKETAIYGISTIIGRFLNFLLVPFYTNVLKPDQYGVVTTIYAYIAFLNVIYSYGMESAYLRYASSLEIGNKKENFSTPFISVFLTSLLFSSLIHFFSDQIAKLIDIPPKYAICIRYSAWILFFDAVSIIPFAYLRLESKALIFSTIKVLNIIVNVALNIFLLLKLNLEIYGIFISNLIASALTFALLLPVILQNFSLTFLKNLYTELLKFGLPYIPSGLSAMVIQVVDRPILKALTNDETVGIYQANYRLGIFMMLFVSMFDYAWRPFFLKNASRPDAKILFSRVMTYFVLSASFLFLAVSFFISDIVKIKIFGRYIIHPDYWSGLDIVPIVLLGYLFNGIYVNLIAGIYIEKKTSYLPYITGIGAIANIAGNYILIPYFGIYGSAWATFISYFVMAVSLFFIVQKIYPIQYEYIKLIKIGTATISCFALYKFANPSLIQLTPTLLKLILLIVFFIFLLVLKFFPRKRA; encoded by the coding sequence ATGTTCCCGCAAATAAAACAGCTTGGGAAGGAAACCGCAATCTATGGTATAAGCACGATAATTGGAAGATTCTTAAATTTCCTTCTCGTTCCATTTTACACAAATGTTTTAAAACCAGACCAATATGGAGTTGTCACCACAATTTACGCTTACATTGCTTTTCTGAATGTGATTTATTCCTATGGAATGGAATCAGCATACTTAAGATATGCTTCATCGCTTGAAATTGGCAACAAAAAAGAAAACTTTAGCACGCCGTTTATATCGGTTTTTCTAACTTCGTTGTTATTCTCAAGTTTGATTCATTTTTTTTCGGATCAAATCGCGAAATTAATTGACATTCCTCCAAAATACGCAATATGTATAAGATATTCAGCCTGGATTTTATTTTTTGACGCTGTTTCCATAATTCCATTTGCATATTTACGCCTTGAAAGTAAAGCGCTTATCTTTTCAACGATAAAGGTGCTGAATATAATTGTAAATGTTGCTCTCAACATTTTTTTGCTTTTGAAATTGAATCTTGAAATTTATGGCATTTTTATAAGCAATCTTATCGCATCAGCGTTGACATTTGCTTTGCTTCTGCCTGTGATATTACAAAATTTTTCATTGACATTTTTGAAAAATCTTTACACGGAGCTTTTAAAGTTTGGCTTGCCTTACATACCCTCGGGCTTATCCGCAATGGTGATCCAAGTTGTAGATCGCCCAATTTTAAAAGCCCTGACAAACGACGAGACCGTGGGGATTTACCAAGCTAACTATCGGCTCGGGATCTTTATGATGCTTTTCGTTTCAATGTTTGACTACGCTTGGAGACCTTTTTTTCTGAAAAACGCAAGTCGTCCTGATGCGAAGATTCTCTTCTCAAGAGTTATGACCTACTTTGTTTTATCTGCATCGTTTTTGTTTTTGGCTGTCTCATTCTTTATAAGCGATATTGTTAAAATAAAAATCTTTGGAAGATACATAATACATCCGGATTACTGGAGCGGGCTTGACATTGTGCCGATTGTCTTGCTTGGTTATCTTTTCAACGGAATCTATGTTAATTTAATAGCAGGAATTTACATTGAGAAAAAGACAAGCTATCTCCCTTACATTACAGGGATCGGAGCGATAGCAAATATAGCTGGAAACTATATTTTAATCCCATACTTCGGAATCTATGGCTCTGCTTGGGCAACATTTATAAGTTATTTTGTGATGGCGGTTTCGCTTTTCTTTATTGTTCAAAAAATTTACCCCATACAATACGAATACATAAAACTGATAAAAATCGGAACCGCAACGATTTCATGTTTCGCTCTTTATAAATTCGCCAATCCGAGCTTGATTCAACTCACACCTACGCTTTTAAAGTTGATATTGTTGATTGTGTTTTTTATATTTCTTTTAGTTTTAAAGTTCTTTCCCCGAAAACGGGCATAG
- the lipA gene encoding lipoyl synthase: protein MQIREKRPDWLKIKLQVNGSFTYVRNIVNVYKLHTVCEEAHCPNMSECWSRGTATFMILGDVCTRSCGFCAVKTGKPEWFDQDEPRRVAEAVKLMGIKHAVITSVNRDDLKDGGAWAFAETVRQIRKLVPECRVEVLIPDFKGDESALDIVIEAKPDILNHNVETVPRLYKTVRPQAKYERSLKVLDYCKKRGLVTKTGIILGLGETNEEVIEVMKDLRKIDVDILTLGQYLQPTKMHLPVDRYVTPEEFEMFKNIGLEMGFKYVESGPLVRSSYHAESHIIW from the coding sequence ATGCAAATAAGAGAAAAGCGACCCGACTGGCTTAAGATAAAACTTCAGGTTAACGGTTCCTTCACCTATGTGAGGAACATCGTCAATGTCTATAAACTCCACACAGTTTGTGAAGAAGCACATTGTCCAAACATGTCCGAATGTTGGTCAAGGGGAACTGCAACCTTTATGATACTTGGCGATGTGTGTACAAGAAGCTGCGGATTTTGTGCCGTAAAAACAGGAAAACCTGAATGGTTTGACCAAGATGAACCAAGGAGAGTCGCAGAAGCAGTTAAACTTATGGGAATAAAACATGCTGTTATAACTTCGGTTAACAGAGATGACCTCAAAGATGGAGGAGCGTGGGCATTTGCTGAAACAGTAAGACAGATAAGAAAACTTGTCCCAGAATGCAGAGTTGAAGTTTTGATTCCGGATTTCAAAGGGGATGAATCAGCTCTTGATATAGTAATTGAAGCAAAACCAGATATTTTAAATCACAATGTTGAGACAGTCCCACGACTTTATAAAACCGTCCGTCCTCAAGCGAAATATGAAAGAAGCTTAAAGGTTTTAGATTATTGTAAAAAGCGAGGGCTTGTTACAAAAACAGGAATAATTTTAGGGCTGGGGGAAACAAACGAAGAAGTAATTGAAGTGATGAAAGATTTAAGAAAAATAGATGTTGATATTTTAACGCTTGGGCAATATCTCCAACCGACGAAGATGCATCTGCCTGTTGATAGATATGTCACACCAGAAGAGTTTGAAATGTTTAAAAATATCGGGCTTGAAATGGGATTTAAATATGTTGAGTCGGGTCCACTTGTGAGAAGTTCCTACCACGCGGAGTCACACATAATATGGTGA